The sequence ATAAGCCAAACTTTCTGCCTGGTCAGGACAACTTAGCTAGGATTTCAGCCAACTCTATCTTCCTTCCACTACAACTTAATTTATCAATACCCCTTAATTTCACCTCCTTGCTTAAACCTGAtgaacatgtgtcttttttcaaccatactatgtaactatgtaattatgacTATAACCCTCCCACATAGTGGGAGGGACATAGAGTTGGCAAAATTCCATGATAGAGTTTACACAGGAAAAGGAAGACCATTACATAGTGAATTTCAAAAGGGTTGATCATTTTAAACTGTCTAATAAATAAGTATATATTAGTATACAAAGTTATTTTGCTACCTTTTTTGTGGGCTTTCATACTTTCCTTTAGCCTCTGATGCAAACTGTCTGCTAAGTGGTCTTCAAAAGCCCAACTTCCTGTCTCATCTGGACACTCTAGCTGGAAATTTAGCCAACTCTCatctgttggctgtccggacatgctggtagttgtagttttgcaacagctggaggtcattagtttggaaagcactgctataaccccccccccccccccccacaaaatagGAGACATAGTGTAGGCAGAATTCCCTGCTAGAGTGTACAAAGGAACAGGAAGTCCATCACTGATGTACAGGAAGATGGGCGAATGAAGACAACAGAGCAAACAGTTTGTATCAAAAGCAGAAGTAAAGGAAGACAGACCATGGACATGGAGTAAGATAACTTTATTTACCAATATATGTAAATTTGAAAGATAGTTAAAAACAGGTTTTATtgatggacaacccctttaaggtggccatacatCTTCCTGACTCCACTGGTGGCAGCATAACTTCCCGAGAACAAAAGGATCCGTAAGCTAAAAttcaagagcccccccccccccccccccccatacacatcagACACTTTTTCCGGCTCTGCTGAAGTTAGATGACTTTCTCTAATTTGTATGGGAACCTTTATAGTCCAAAAAAGTTCAGAATGTGTTCAGCCACTCACCTGGTTTCCCGGTGTCACTATCCTGGGTCCGGCTACTCCTGCGGCTGCACTACTAGGCAATTGTCTTTACTCTCAGTGGTTATTGCTAAATAATCTGAACTGTAGAAGAAGGAAACATAAGAAAAAGTCAAATTCTGTACAATGTAATGTatacatgggtgggggggggggggggggggggggggtacaattaACATACATATGCCCGGACAAGAGTcatgcaggtcagctaatttTCTTCTTTTGCTCAGCTTCTTAGAGCCATAACTTTTGTTTTACTTTTCCATTGACAGGGCCAAATGAGTACCTATTAATTTTGCATTGCAAGTTGAACTTTTTGTTGGCCCCATGTTTTTTGTTTACTATATTATGTCATGTATTGCAAAACCAAAAACCAACCTTCTGCTCTGCGGTGAAAACAGACATGTTATATTCTACAACAGAGCCGAAGTTCGGTTAGCTAAGACACACTAGctgggaattcagccaactctcTCTTTttcctactgcatctttttttttttttttttactataattcAGTTTAACGTATTTAaaagagtagtgcagtgaaaaataacttatcccctatccaaaagggccatggcagtctgccggaagcgggAGTTCTGTCCTCCGCAGGAAGCCGCAGCCggaacgccccctccatgtatctctacaggagatcgcagggggtccccccTTTcattacagaactcctttaatagaATTTACTGTTCATAGTATTTTATAGAATTTACAGTTGAAATAATTTTATAGAATTTACAATTTGTAGAATTTTATAGAATTTACAGTttacaatatttaatagaatttacagtttatataattttataaaatTTAGTTTATAGTAGTTAATAAAATTTAGTTTATCGAATTTTATCGAATTTACAGTTTATAGATTTTTATCAAATTAACAGTTCATAGAATTTCATAAAATTTACAGTTTATAGTATTTAATAGAATTTACAGTTTATAGAATCTTATCAAATGTAGTTTATAGTAGTTAATACAATTTACAGTTTATAGAATCATAAAATTTACAGTTTATAGAATATACAGTTTACAGAATTTGATAGAATTTACAGTTTCTGTAGCCAAGTAGAGGACGAATTTACATTCGTCCTCTACTTGGCTACAGTCAAAAGGTTTCCATAGGTGTGGTTCTTGCTCCGGGTGCCAAATTACAGATTTTCCTAAAAAACAATAGAAGTATCTTCCACAACAAACAATTTTTCATAGAAAATGACAGAATGTCTTACCTGACACAGCAAAGGTGTTATTTATATGATACAATGTAAATGTAGTAAACAGAACATAGGACACACTAAAAGACGGCTGAAAGTAGGCATTGCCGAAAATatctataatataaaaaaagggaccaaaacaaaTGCTCTATGATTACATTTTGCAGAATACCACCACCAAGACCCCTCTAGTTTGTTCTTTACAGCTATCCAGAGTGTCCGGAGATGTCGGAGAGGCGAAGATTACATCACACGTATGTCTAGAGCTGAAGCTAAAAAAAATCTTCGAAAAAAACCAAAACTCTTTGAATTCGATACATTGACACCCAGGGGATTGAATGCTGAAATAGAAATTTTTGGTTTTCTTTGACACACTTGGTTTCGGCTCTTCCCCACGGCCTGGTACCGGCAGGTCGTTTACCGTCGTGATGAAGGACCCCTTCATCACGGCGGTAAACAACCTGCGGTACCAGGCCGTGGGGAAGAGCCGAACCCAAGTGTGTCAAAGAAAACCAAAAATTTCTATTTCAGCATTCAATCCCCTGGGTGTCAATGTATCGAATTCAAAGAGTTTTGGTTTTATCGAAGATTTTTTTTAGCTTCAGCTCTAGACATACGTGTGATGTAATCTTCGCCTCTCCGACATCTCCGGACACTCATAATAGTAGCAATAAAAAGTACATATATTAAGATACCAgtgccataaaaataaaataataataaaaattatgaaaaaaaagatgagaaaaaaataaaaacaatgaaaaatttttataaaaatatatatatgaaaaaatataaaaagaaatgaaatgaaaataaacaataataatgaataaatgtTAATGTGAGACAACCTTGAAAGTctgaaataaataaacacaacCTATAATGGAATAGATTGGAcgcaaataaaatataaaatatatcataTATCAACACAAAAGAACCGATGTAGAACTTGAGCGGGATCAACCACAGGGATTTTATTATTGTTGCCGTTGAGTCTGCGTTAGACCTCGACTTTATACATTTGGACGTATATCTATAATAAATAGTTTTAACGCTATTGGACATATCACCTACTTTCCACAATTTTTCCTAcgtacctttgaggactggttttctatataactctattatacATTATTATTTGAACCTTTTTAGGTTTTGTTTGTATAAACGCCAaactcagacactatattgtaatACCTAACTTTGCCATTAGATGGCGCTGCAAACCAACAATTCTATAGCGGAATTTTCGTTCACTGCCTAAGCCGGTATTTATGGCCCCCTAGTACCTTACTTTTGGTTCTTCTGCTGTTACCAAACTATAACTTCCTTCATGCCCtgatgggaattgtaattttgttaCACATCCGGAAAACCACATGTTGTTaaagtccaaaggataggggataagtggtggtggtgcggggggggggatgtctCAGCGGTcagatctcctgcatggcaccccgGTACGAGGGCGTGTGAACCCCCACTCAGAGCTTCAGTGTCTCcagctctccaatagagatacagtgaccccccccccccccccccgacctaagatggccccgacatacgatcatttcagcatacgatggcctctcagaggcagcatcaacatacgatacttttgtatgtcggggccatcgcataaacggctatccggcagcgccgactgcttcagctgcccccggatagccgtttacggtgcaccgtgtggtccgctgacgatcacttacctgtcctcggggctccgacgcgtcctcttcgggatcccctgcatcgtcggcgctctccatcgtcctcATCAGGTCGTTgcgcgcgccgtcccgtcatccaataggagcggcgtgcgtagcgacgtgatggcggcgacggagagcgaggaagcagaggccttgccagagcatcggggacacccggggacgcggcgacagcgatggaaggcgacatccagggcagcggtgacgagtgatgagggtccggagcggcggggacacgtgagtataacctccaataccagtggtcttcaacctgcggacctccagatgttgcaaaactacaactcccagcatgcccggacggccgttggctcgggcatgctgggtgttgtagttttgcaacatctggaggtccgcaggttgaagaccactgtcctatactttacattgcacggatccctcaacatacgatggtttcaacaaacgatggtccgtttggaacagattaccctcgtatgttgagggaccactgtacatggaggagacatgtcggttgccacttcgtgcgggggtccAGACTTTACCTtcctgcggtcggacccccgtgatcacacacttatcctctatcctttggacaggagataagtgttcctgcactggactactcctttaaataggaTGAATCGGTTGGATCCACAAATGGGTCACAGGGcacagtgggagttgtagtttccccccaGCTGGTGGGCCACAGGTTGGGGGACCCTGGTCTTGGCAGTGGGAAGAAGACATCTTTAATGCTGATGTCTGATCTGATGACCTCATtagtgtgatccatgggggtccagaTGCCATCTATAGTAGCCTTAGAGCTGACATTTAGTCCCGGGGTCACCCAGGCCCCCACATGGTACTTACGCATTCTCCAGAACGGCCTCCTCCCCGGCAGCAGCAATCTTCCGGTAACAGTAGATCATTTCTACCACCAGCCATATTGTGAGCACCACGATGAGGACGTACATCATGATCTCCGACACTATGGAAGCGATGTCTCTATTTCCTgcacgagaaaaaaaaaacacaacacaatgtcGTAACGTTCAGCCGATCGGACCTGCGAATCCTGATCCCTTGTTCATCGGACACTCACCTTTGTCCACCACTGTAACGTCAATGAATTTGGTGACGTTGGTGTTGTATTCGTGGCTCTCAAAGATCAGCGTGCGGTTAACGCGGCACATGTAGGTCCCGGCGTGATCGTAGGACACGTTGGAGATGACGACTGACATGTCCTGCAGGTCCTCCGAGTGACTGCTCCCGTTCCACTTGAGCCGCCCTTCGAAACGGCTATCCAAGATGTTGGTCTTAGGGTGCTGGCGGAGAAGGATCTGTCTCGGAGAAGGAAAGAAGAGAAGTGTCAGTAGATAGAATAGGGCCGAGGACCATCAGGCTGGTGATATCAAAGAATCGGCACAACTCAATGGAAGACCTTCAACCCTACGGTCAAAGAGGCCACAAAAGTAATCCTCACCAATGACTGCATCAGCTGGGGAGTTTGgcctacagggggcagtatatatatatatatatatatatatatatatatctctatcataGGGCCAAGGAACCTCAGACTGGAGGCATCACAGCACAACTCAATGGAAGACCTTCAACCCTACGGTCAAAGAGGCAACAAAACTAATCCTCACCAAAGACTGCATCAGCTGGGGAGTTTGgcctacagggggcagtatatatgtatatatatatatatatatatatatatatatatatatgtatatatatacatatatatatataatagggccAAGGAACCTCAGACTGGAGGCATCACAGCACAACTCAATGGAAGACCTTCAACTCTATGGTCAACGAGGCCACAAAAGTAATCCTCACCAATGACTGCATCAGCTGGGGAGTTTGGCCTagagggggcagtatatatatttatatatatatatatatatatatatatgtatatatatacatatatataatagggCCAAGGAACCTCAGACTGGAGGCATCACAGCACAACTCAATGGAAGACCTTCAACTCTATGGTCAAAGAGGCCACAAAAGTAATCCTCACCAAAGACTGCATCAGCTGGGGAGTTTGGCCTagagggggcagtatatatatatatatatatatatatatatatatatatatgtatatatatacatatatataatagggCCAAGGAACCTCAGACTGGAGGCATCACAGCACAACTCAATGGAAGACCTTCAACTCTATGGTCAAAGAGGCCACAAAAGTAATCCTCACCAAAGACTGCATCAGCTGGGGAGTTTGGCCTAcagagggcagtatatatatatatatatatatatatatatatatatatatatatatatatatatatcatagggCCAAGGAACCTCAGACTGGAGGCATCACAGCACAACTCAATGGATGACCTTCAACTCTATGGTCAAAGAGGCCACATTTGGGGAATTtgataaatattaaatatttagCGCTTATCGCTCTTATAATAGAAGGCAAAAAATATCATGTGATGTTTTGAtaatgtgactcaaggattttttattaaaatagaaATGGAGGGGGGAAATAACCCACAGAAAAACGCCAATTGTTAACCtacatgcgtttttttttcttgcgttattttttctcccatagacacCATAGGGAGAGAGACACTGTAGTTTCGGCACactgccattttggaaaccgcCGTTTGGCGAATATGTTAAAAACCCTATTTTATAAAGATAACTATACCAGATGGTGTAAAATCAGCTAAACCAGGGctgtccaaacagtgtgcctccagctgttgcaaaactacaactcccagcatgtccggacagcctatggctgtccgggcatgctgggagttgtagttttcgaacAGCTTAAGACAtattgattggaaaacactgaactttaCTGACGACTTCTCCAGGAACCCGAAATAACTGCGCAAGAGGAGGAGTCAGGATTCCTGCGTACATCGAATAGTTTGAAGCGCAAAATCCATCAAAACAAATCTACACCTGACGCTTTATCCTGAGAGCTAAAAATAAGAGAAATGTCATTAAATATTTATAATCCTACAGGATCTCACCGAGCGAACGGCGAAATCTGTGTCTTTGATGttctaagatatatatatatatatatatatatatatatatatatatatatatatatacagtatataccctggatataccagcatggtccatatcactatatacaggagatatataacttataccagctgtacatatatattatatacagtatataccaagttataccagcatggtccatatcactatatacaggagatatataacttataccagctgtacatatatattatatacagtatataccaggttattccagcctggtccatatcactatatacaggatatataacttataccagctgcacatatatatattatatacagtatatacccaggttataccagcacggtccatatcactatatacaggagatatataacttataccagctgtacatatatattatatacagtatataccaggttataccagcatggtccatatcactatatacaggagatatataacttataccagctgtacatatatattatatacagtatataccagattataccagcatggtccatatcactatatacaggagatatataacttataccagctgtacatatatattatatacagtatataccaggttataccagcatggtccatatcactatatacaggagatatataacttataccagctgtacatatatattatatacagtatataccagattataccagcatggtccatatcactatatacaggagatatataacttataccagctatacatatatattatatacagtatatacccaggttataccagcatggtccatatcactatatacaggagatatatataacttataccagctgtacatatatattatatacagtatataccagattataccagcatggtccatatcactatatacaggagatatataacttataccagctatacatatatattatatacagtatatacccaggttataccagcatggtccatatcactatatacaggagatatataacttataccagctgtacatatatattatatacagtatataccaagttataccagcatggtccatatcactatatacaggagatatataacttataccagctgtacatatatattatatacagtatatacccaggttataccagcatggtccatatcactatatacaggatatataacttataccagctgtacatatatattatatacagtatataccaggttataccagcatggtccatatcactatatacaggagatatataacttataccagctgtacatatatattatatacagtatataccaggttataccagcatggtccatatcactatatacaggagatatataacttataccagctgtacatatatattatatacagtatataccaggttataccagcatggtccatatcactatatacaggagatatataacttataccagctgtacatatatattatatacagtgtataccaggttattccagcatggtccatatcactatatacaggagatatataacttataccagctgtgcatatatattatatacagtatatacccaggttataccagcatggtccatatcactatatacaggagatatataacttataccagctgtacatatatattatatacagtatataccctggatataccagcatggtccatatcactatatacaggagatatataacttataccagctgtacatatatattatatacagtttataccctggatataccagcatggtccatatcactatatacaggagatatataacttataccagctgtacatatatattatatacagtatataccaggttataccagcatggtccatatcactatatacaggagatatataacttataccagctgtacatatatattatatacagtatatacccaggttataccagcatggtccatatcactatatacaggagatatataacttataccagctgtacatatatattatatacagtatataccaggttataccagcatggtccatatcattatatacaggagatatataacttataccagctgtacatatatattatatacagtatatacccaggttataccagcatggtccatatcactatatacaggagatatataacttataccagctgtacatatatatattatatacagtatataccaggctatagcagcatggtccatatcagtatatacaggagatatataacttataccagctgtacatatatattatatacagtatatacccaggttataccagcatggtccatatcactatatacaggagatatataacttataccagctgtacatatatattatatacagtttataccaggttataccagcatggtccatatcactatatacaggagatataacttataccagctgtacatatataattatatacagtatatacccaggttataccagcatggtccatatcactatataccggagatatataacttataccagctgtacatatatattatatacagtatataccaggatataccagcatggtccatatcactatatacaggagatatataacttataccagctgtacacatatcttatatacagtatatacccaggttataccagcatggtccatatcactatatacaggagatatataacttataccagctgtacaaatatattatatacagtatatacccaggttataccagcatggtccatatcactatatacaggaaatatataacttataccagctgtatatatatattatatacagtatataccaggatataccagcatggtccatatcactatatacaggagatatataacttataccagctgtacacatatcttatatacagtatacacccaggttataccagcatggtccatatcactatatacaggaaatatataacttataccagctgtacatatatattatatacagtatataccaggttataccagcatggtccatatcactatatacaggagatatataacttataccagctgtacatatatattatatacagtatatacccagattataccagcatggtccatatcactatatacaggagatatataacttataccagctgtacatatataattatatacagtatatacccaggttatgccagcatggtccatatcactatatacaggagatatataacttataccagctgtacatatataattatatacagtatataccaggttataccagcatggtccatatcactatatacaggagatatataacttataccagctgttcatatataatatatacagtatataccaggttataccagcatggtccatatcactatatacaggagatatataacttataccagctgtacatatataattatatacagtatatacccaggttatgccagcatggtccatatcactatatacaggagatatataacttataccagctgtacatatataattatatacagtatatactcaggttatacaagcatgatccatatcactatatacaggagatatataacttataccagctgtgcatatatattatatacagtatatacccaagttataccagcatggtccatatcactatatacaggagatatataacttataccagctgtacatatatatatattatatacagtatatacccaggttataccagcatggtccatatcactatatacaggagatatataacttataccagctgtacatataattatatacagtatataccaggttataccagcatggtccatatcactatatacaggagatatataacttataccagctgtacatatatattatatacagtatatacccaggttataccagcattgtccatatcactatatacaggagatatataacttataccagctgtacatatataattatatacagtatatacccaggttataccagcatggtccatatcactatatacaggagatatataacttataccagctgtacatatatattatatacagtatatacccaggttataccagcatggcccatatcactatatacagtatatataacttataccagctgtacatatatattatatacagtatataccaggttataccagcatggtccatatcactatatacaggagatatataacttataccagctgtacatatatatatattatatacagtatatacccaggttataccagcatggtccatatcactatatacaggagatatataacttataccagctgtacatatatattatatacagtatatactcagaggttataccagcatggtccatatcactatatacaggagatatataacttataccagctgtacatatatatattatatacagtatatacccaggttataccagcatggtccatatcactatatacaggagatatataacttataccagctgtacatatatattatatacagtatatactcaggttataccagcatggtccatatcattatatacaggagatatataacttataccagctgtacatatatatattatatacagtatataccaggttataccagcatggtccatatcactatatacaggagatatataacttataccagctgtacatatatattatatacagtatatactcaggttataccagcatggtccatatcactatatacaggagatatataacttataccagctgtacatatatattatatacagtatatactcaggttataccagcatggtccatatcactatatacaggagatatataacttataccagctgtacatatatattatatacagtatataccaggttataccagcatggtccatatcactatttacaggagatatataacttataatagctgtacatatatattacatacagtatatacccaggttataccagcatggtccatatctctatatacaggagatatataacttataccagctgtacatatataattatatacagtatataccaggttataccagcatggtccatatcactatatacaggagatatataacttataccagctgtacatatatattatatacagtatataccaggttataccagcatggtccatatcactatatacaggagatatataacttataccagctgtacatatataattatatacagtatatacccaggttatgccagcatggtccatatcactatatacaggagatatataacttataccagctgtgcatatatattatatacagtatatacccaggttataccagcatggtccatatcactatatacaggagatatataacttataccagctgtacatatataattatatacagtatataccaggttataccagcatggtccatatcactatatacaggagatatataacttataccagctgtacatatatattatatacactatataccagattataccagcatggtccatatcattatatacaggagatatataacttataccagctgtacacatatattatatacagtatatacccaggttataccagcatggtccatatcactatatacaggagatatataacttataccagctgtacatatataattatatacagtatataccaggttataccagcatggtccatatcactatatacaggagatatataacttataccagctgtacatatatattatatacagtatatacccaggttataccagcatggtccatatcactatatacaggagatatataacttataccagctgtacatatataattatatacagtatatacccaggttataccagcatggtccatatcactatatacaggagatatataacttataccagctgtacatatatattatatacagtatatacccaggttataccagcatggcccatatcactatatacagtatatataacttataccagctgtacatatatattatatacagtatataccaggttataccagcatggtccatatcactatatacaggagatatataacttataccagctgtacatatatatatattatatacagtatatacccaggttataccagcatggtccatatcactatatacaggagatatataacttataccagctgtacatatatattatatacagtatatacccaggttataccagcatggtccataccactatatacaggagatatataacttataccagctgtacatatatattatatacagtatatactcagaggttataccagcatggtccatatcactatatacaggagatatataacttataccagctgtacatatatat is a genomic window of Hyla sarda isolate aHylSar1 chromosome 10, aHylSar1.hap1, whole genome shotgun sequence containing:
- the SCN1B gene encoding sodium channel subunit beta-1, which gives rise to MDYWVKMLMCLMAAYTCWSGCVEVDPETEAVYGHEFKIRCISCKKRGETVAKTFTEWFFKGDGMETFDLILLRQHPKTNILDSRFEGRLKWNGSSHSEDLQDMSVVISNVSYDHAGTYMCRVNRTLIFESHEYNTNVTKFIDVTVVDKGNRDIASIVSEIMMYVLIVVLTIWLVVEMIYCYRKIAAAGEEAVLENASDYLAITTESKDNCLVVQPQE